In Streptomyces liangshanensis, the DNA window TGCGTCGAAGTCGACGGCGAAGAAGATGCGCGTACCGGACTTGAATCCGTGGTCGAGCGCGGCGTTCACTGCGGCCTGCCCCGCCGCCCGGCCCGCCGGGTAGTTGAACCCGGAGGCGTCCCGGCCGAAGGTCTGGTAGATCGGGAAGCAGCGCAGCCCGTTGTCGGCGATCGTCTTCAACTCGCCCGGCTGGATGGCCTTCTCGGGCAGGTCCGGGTCGTCCGGGATGGGATTCGTGAGGTAGCGGCCCACGTAGACGATGCCCTGGGCCTTCAGTGCCTGCGCTCGCGCGTCGGTGATCTTCGTGACGCCGTCGCAGGCCTGCCCCGGGCGGTCCTGGTCGCCGTACGAGACGAGGAGCGAGGCCCAGGTGGAGAAGTCCCCCTTGCCCGTGACCGGCAGCGCGGCGAACGCCTGGAAGGCGCTGGTGGCAGCGGCGAGGTCCGCGGAGAAGCTGGTGGTGAAGGCGACCGGCCGCTGATTGAGCACCATTCCGGCGGAGAACAGCTGCACCCATACGCCGGAGGAACCGGTCGACAGGGTGTGGGACTGGATACCGCTCTTGGTTCCGGGACCGAAGACGCCGTTCGCGACGCCGTCCGCCATGCCCAGCTCGTACTGGATCGCGAACAGCATCGACTTGGCCACGTCTCTCGAATGGTGGCCGTCGCAGGGAATGGCGTAGAAGTCCTTGCGAAGGATGTACTTCCCGTTCAGCCAGCGCTGGATGGAGGCGATGGTCGCCGAGCCGTTGCCGACGGGGACGTAGGCGTCCATGTTGAACAGGCCCTTGGTCGTCTTCGGCCACAGGGCACTGCCCGGGTACGTGCCGGAGACACCCATGTCCTGGTGCAGCTTCGCGACGGCGCTCTTGACCCGGTCGTTGTACTTGCCGTCGATGTCACCCCCGTCATATCCCTTGCAATACAGGGCCGACTGGATGATCCGGCAGAAATTCGCCGACGGGACGGTGGTCTCGTCGATCTTCCCGTACTTCTCGCCGATCTTCGCCAGCGTCGTGGGACCGAAGGAGTCCGACAGGGACGTGATCCCCATCTCGTACTGGAGCGCCCTGGTCAGGGCGTACATGACGGTCCAGCTCGTCTGACCGTTCTCGTCCAGCTTGGATATGCCCAGCGTCGCGCCATTGCCGTACGTCGTGTTCACGAACCTCTGGGCTCGTAGCACCATTTCATCGGCCACGGTGTTCTTCCTTCTGTCGAGCGGCGAGGGTCTCCTGAACGCCGGGAAGCCCTCCGGAAAGGTGTTCGCGGGAATGCGAGCGGGCGGTCACCACGCGCGGCCGCGGATACGCGCGTCGTAGTTCACGCGCGGCCGGCCGGTGGTGTGGTGCCGCAGGGGGCATCACGCCATCGCATCGGGTGGCGTGAGGGGTTCGGGGAGTCGCTCGGGGGACCGTCGGGGCAGTGGGGGGTGGCCGCCACCGCCGCGCGTCGTACCATGCCGAGGTAAACCCATGGACTCACTCCCGTTGTGGTCGCCCCCCACAGCCGCCCCGGCCCGTCCGGGGCAGCAGCCCGACCGGGGTTACGGCCGAAGGTCCGCGTGCTGCGAAGATCTGGTCAACGCCCTTCGCCAGCGGGAGTCTTCAGCAAGATCGACTCACCGGCAAGACCGAAGCGCGCCTTGTGTGGGGGTGTGCGTTCGCGGGATGCGATCTTGTGGCCGAGAAGTGATCCAATTGTTGACGTGAACAGCACAACCATGTGCCTCGCTCAGGCGTCCGCCGCGCGGTTCAGGAGGAAGAGGCGTTCTCGGGCGTTGCGGGTCAGGGTGGCGGCTCGTTCGAACTCCGCCCTCGCCTCCTCGCGGCGGCCCAGGCGGGCCAGGAGGTCGCCTCGGACGCTCGGGAGCAAGTGGTAGCCCTTCAGGGCCGGTTCGGCCGCCAGGGCGTCGACCAGGGGCAGGGCCGCCGCCGGGCCCTCGGCCATGGAGACGGCGACCGCGCGGTTCAGTTCGACCACCGGGGACGGCGCGAGGGCGACGAGTTGGCCGTACAGGGAGGCGATCGTCGGCCAGTCCGTCTCCTCGTACGTACGGGCCTGGGCGTGGCAGGCCGCGATGGCGGCCTGGAGGGCGTACGGGCCGGGCGCCCCGCCCAGCGCGCCCGCCCGGGTGAGCGCGGCGAACCCGCGCCGGACCAGGAGCCGGTTCCAGCGCGCGCGGTTCTGGTCGGCGAGCAGCACCGGCTCGCCGTCCGGGCCGGTCCGCGCCGGCATCCGGGACGCCTGGAGCTCCAACAGGGCGGCCAGCGCGTGGACTTCGGGCTCGTCCTTCATCAGCCCGGCGAGCACCCGCGCCAGCCGCAGCGCGTCCTCGCACAGGGCGGGCCGCACCCAGTCGTCACCGGCGGTCGCGGAGTAACCCTCGTTGAAGATCAGGTAGATGACCTCCAGGACCGAGGAGAGGCGCTGCGCGCGCTCGGCCCCGTACGGCACCTCGAACGGCACGCCCGCCTTGGCCAGGCCGCGCTTGGCGCGCACGATGCGCTGCGCGACGGTCGCCTCCGGGGCCAGGAAGGCGCGGGCGATCTCGTCGGTGGTGAGCCCGCCGAGGAGGCGCAGGGTGAGGGCGATCCGGGCCTCGGTGGAGAGGACCGGGTGGCAGGCGGTGAAGATGAGGCGCAGGAGGTCGTCGTCGATGTCGTCGACGCCGGCCCCGATGCCGGTGATGTTCGCGGTGTCGGGCGGCGGGACGTCCTCCAGGGTGCGGCCGACCTCGGCGAGCTTGCGGGCGTACGTCTCCCGGCGCCGTACGAGATCGACGGCACGGTTCCTGGCGGTGGCCATGAGCCAGGCTCCCGGCTTCTCCGGGACACCGGACTCGGGCCACCGTTCCAGCGCGGCGACCAGGGCGTCCTGCGCCAGCTCCTCGGCGATGCCCACGTCGCGCACGATGCGGGCGACGGCGGCGATGATGCGCGCCGACTCGATCCGGAACACCGCTTCTACCGCGCTGTCCGCTTCCGGCCCGGCCGCTCCCGACGTGTCTGCTCCCACGGCCACCCATCAGAACACCGGGGGCGGACGAGGGCAAACGCGGGCGCGCGTGGCCCCTGCACGACAAGGCAGAGGCGGGGAGCCGGGCCCCGAGCTCAGGATCGGCCGAAGCCGCCGAGGTGCTCGGGCATGATGGTCACGGCCACGCCGGTGCCGGCGAGCTGGTCCAGCATGGTCAGCACCTTGTCGGAAGGACGGCCGTAGATCCGCGCACTGGTGGTGCCGGCGAGGGTCTCGGTCCAGTGCTTGTCGCTCAGCGCGTCGAGCACCGACAGATGGTGCTCGAAGGAAGCCACGTCCGGATGGACCTGCACGAACTCGACCTCGGTGCCGTCCTCGCTGGCGTACTCGTGAAAGGCGATGACACGAGGCTCGTTCTCCTTGAGGAACCGGAAGTACTCCGGTAGCCGCGCCTTCTCGGCTTCGAACTTTCCGGGGCGAACCTTGTTGGTGGCGGAAAAGATGAACATGGCTTCTCCTTGCGTTTCACAACATGTACGACTTGGCCGAGTTCCACAGGACGCCCCGGTTCACCCGGAGGGGATAGCGGGCGACCATGGCGTTGTAAAGGTCGATGAAGCTGGCAGAATCCTTGGCCGCTGCCGTGAATTCCTGAATGTACTGACGCGTCCTGGCGATGTCTTGCGGGCTGTCGGGATCACCGTCGCGCTTGTGTCCGGAAACCACTGCCGAGGGGTGGAGACTTTCGATGACAGCAAGGGCGTCCAGCCATTTCTTCCACCCGTCTCCTTTCGATTCCGCCAGGTACAGGTGTACGTCTCCGTAGACGGCGTCGCCCGCCACGACCAGCCCGAGGGACGGCACATGGAGGGCGCTTGAGCCGTCCGTGTCGGCGTGGTCGAGCTCGACGGCACGAAGCCGCTGCCCCTCCAAGGTGATTTCCCCATCCCTCAGCGGTTCGCCAATCACGTGCTGATCGGAGATCTGGCCCGGAAAGCGAGGGCGCCAGAACCCGTCGAACCACCGGGTCCCCCACTGTGCGGCCATGTGCTCCACCACACCGGGCGTGGCGACGAGTCTGGCCCGAGGAAAGCGCTCCAGCAGACCTGGCGCTCCGAAGAAGTGGTCACCGTGCGCGTGGGTGACAAAGATGTGAGTGACGTTCTTGCGCCGGTCGGCCACCCAGTCGGCGAGGAGTCGGGACTCGTCGATGGTCATGAGCGGGTCCACCAGCACCGCGTCACGTTCTCCGTAGATGAGCGTGGAAGCGGTGGGAGACCACATCCGCCGGTCCTCACCCGGCGGCAGGTCGTCGGACACCGCCAGCTTTTCCGGTGCTACATAAACGGAATATTCGAGGTCAGCCATCCTGACCCACACCTTTCTATTTCTTGCGACCGATCGGAACCAGTATCCATTCTTCGGTGAACTTGTTCCACGCCGGAGTGACAGGTCAGCTTGTCGACGTGGCGGGGTCGAACTCGAACCGGGAGCGGTTCTCGTTGACGAACTCCTCGACCGTGACCAGCGGACCGCCGTTGATGCTCGCCGCCGCGTCGCTGACGCCTGCCAGACGTCCCTCCCGCTGGTCGATGGTGACCGCCTCGAAGTGCTTGCGTTTGACGGTGTCGCTTTCGAGACCGATCAATTCGAGGAACGTGGTCACGGTGACCTGCTCGTAGGGAATGTCCTTGCCCAGGACCCGGCCCACCTCTTCCGCGAGCTGCTGGTGGCTGTACTCCACCGGACCCGTGAGCGTGTGGATCTGGCCGGCGTGCTCCTCGGGCGAGGCGAAGATGTTGGCGGCGGTCAGCGCGATGTCACGGCCGGCGATCGGGGCGAAGCGGCTGTCCCCGTCGAACGGCATCACATAGCGTCCGCGGCGGATGAGTCCGGAGATGTAGAGCAGCCATTGCATGAAGAACGTGACCCGCAGGTGAGTGACGGGGACTCCGGACCAGTCGAGAACCTGCTCGGACAGCCAGTGGTTCTGAGTGGTCTTGCTGCGCGCGTCGGGCCGCGACTGAATTTGCGACATGTTCACGACGAGCTCCAGATCCTGCTCCTTCGCGGCCTGCGCGAACATGACGGCCGCCTCCACGAGGCCGTCCCCGACCGGGTAGTTGAAGTAGGCGCGCCGGACCCCTTTCAGGGCCGCCCGCACATCGCGGAGGTCGAGGAGGTCACCGAGCGCGACCTCGGCGCCCGCCTCGCGCAGTTCCCGCGCACGCTCATCGTCGCTTCGGACCATGGCACGGACATGGAAACCGGCCTTCAGCAGGTAGTCGACCATCGGCCGGCCGGTGGCACCGTTGGCGGTGGTGATCAGAATCGTGGTCATCGTTTCTGCTTTCGCTTCGCGGAGCTGCGGCGGGTGGGGCGCAACGGCGGCACTCCCTCGTGTCGCAGCCGGGTCGGCCATCGCCGCTCCCCTACGGGAAGCGGCGCCGCCCACTCTTAGATGGTGAGCGTAATCTAAAGTATGGACATGTGCACGCACCCCCTAGGCCTGCGCCTGATCGGCTACGATAGATGTCGCCGGAACTTTAAGTGGGAGTAGGTGACCGGATGAGCCGGGTGTCCCAGGCCACAGCAGTGAAGAACCGGGCCGATGCCGTCGCGGCGGCTGCCCGCTTGTTCCGCGAGCGTGGCGTGCAGCAAGTCAGCATCGCCGACGTCATGAAGTCCGTCGGCTTGACCGCCGGCGGCTTCTACAAGCAGTTCGAGTCCAAGGAAGCGCTGGTGGCCGAAGCGACCACGCGGGCGTTCGAGGAACGTAGCGCCTATTTCACCGAGGTGAGCCGAGCCCACCCCGACGCCCCGACTGCACGCAGGGCCCTCGTGGACGCATACCTCTCGCCTTCCCACAGGGACGACCCCGGTTCCGGCTGTGCCTGCGCCGGCCTGGCGGCTGACATCGCGAAGACGGACGAGACCTGCGCGTCCCGTGAGGCTTACGCCGACGGTGTACGGGAATTCGCCGACTGGCTGTCGGACACCGACCGCGAGGACGGGCTCGTCATGACGGCCACCCTCGTCGGAGCCATTCTGATGGCCCGCGCCACCGCGGGCACGGATCTGTCGGAAGACATCATGCGTGCCGCCCTGCATTCAGTAGCGGCGCGGTTGTCCTGAGACCGCCAGGGATGACGCGACAGCCCTCAGTCCCGCGACGGCACCACATAGGGGAGTTCGAACTCCGAGCGGCGCTCGTTGATGAAATCCTCGACCGTCTGGAGGGGCCGGCCGGTGATGCGCGTCGCCGTGTCCGTGACGCCGGCCAAGCGCCCTTCGCGCTGGTCGATGGCGAACGCCTCGAAATGCTTGAGCCGGGCGGTGTCGTCCGGTATGTCGATCAGCTCCAGGAAGGTGGCCACCGTCACCTGCTCGAACGGCAGGTCACGAGCCAGGACCCTGCTCACCTCGGCAGCGAGTTCCGCATGGCTGTACTCGACGGAACCGGTGACGCGCAACGCCTGCCCGGCGTGCTCTTCAGGCATGGTGAACAGCTTCGCCGCGGTCAGGGCGATGTCGCTGCCGGTGATGGGCGCGAAGCGGCTGTCGGGATCGAAGGGCATGGCGTAGCGGCCGTGGCGAATCAGTCCTGAGATGTAGAGCAGCCATTGCGTGAAAACGGAAACACGCAAATGCGTCACGGGCACTCCTGCCCAGGTGAAGACCTGCTCCGCCAGCCAGTGGTTCTGCGTTGCCTTGCTGCGCGCGTCCGGGCGTGCTTGGAAGTGCGAGATGTTCACGATGTACTCCAGGCCCTGTTCCCTGGCTGCCTCCGCGAAGATCACCGCGGCCTCCACCAGGCCGTCGCCGACCGGGTACCCGAAATATGCCCGCTGCGCACCGTTCAGGGCCGTGCGTACATCCCGCAAGCTGAGCAGATCCCCGAGAACGACCTCGGCACCCGCGTCCCGTAGCCGCTGTGCCCGCTCGTCGTCGTCGCGGACCATCGCCCGCACGCGGAATCCCTCGTTCAAGAGGTGGTCGACCATCGGTCGGCCGGTGTCGCCGTTCGCCGTCGTGACCAGAATCGTGGTCATCGCCTCACCTCTTCGATTCATCCGCAGGGCCCGGAGCGAGGTCGGCGGTGCCGAACCGCCAAGGAAGACGGCCGCGCTCGGGACGCCCGCAGCACTTACGTCGCAGCTGGCACAAGGCCCCTGACCAGCGGCTTTGCCCGCGTTGTCACTGGCATCCCTCAGCAACCATCGTAGAGGCTCCACGCCACGGGTGGTCAGTTGATCTTGTACGTCGGATCAGATCTACCCCTGCACGATCTCGCGGACCTCGCTCGCGATCTCCCACTCCGCCTCGTGGACCTCCACGAAGCGCCGCGCCCACGCCACCGCCTCGTCCCGGTCGGCGGCCTGGATGATCGCGTACCCGCCGACCACCTCCTTCGCCTCGGTGAACGGGCCGTCGGTGACCGTGATCCGCCCGCCGCTCTGCCGGACCCGTACCCCCTGCGCGGTCGGCAGCAGCCCCGCCGTGTCCACGAGGACGTCGGCCTTGGACATCTCCTCGATCAGCTCGCCCATGCGCCGCATCAGGGCGTCGCTGGGGCCCCCGGCGGGGGCGTTGTTCTCGTCGATACGGACCATCATCAGAAAGCGCGGCATGGTGACTCCTCGTGCCTGGTGCGGCGGTGCCGAGGCGGGCCTGTCCCGCCTCTCACCTGTACGTCGAACGGCCGGCACCGGAATCGACACGGGCCGGGGAAGAAATCGAGAACGCCGGAGCCCCGCCGGCGAAGGGCCGCGCCCGCTACGACCCCGCCCCCGCGCTCGCGGGCGGGATGTTGTGGTTCAGCCGGAACATGTTCGCCGGGTCGCGGGCCGCCTTGATCTCCTGGAGGCGCTCGTACGTCGGCGCGTCGAAGGCCAGCCGTACCCGCTCCGTCGTCGCGTCGTTCGCCCCCAGGAAGTTGGTGTGCTTCCGTACGGTCAGCCACGGCTCCAGCCGCTCCATCACCTCGTCGCCGACCGTCCGGTACTCCTCGCGGTCCTCGCCGGGCGGCACGAACACGAAGGCGAAGACGGCGAAGGCCGCGTCGCGCGTCCCCACCACGTTCGGCG includes these proteins:
- a CDS encoding glycoside hydrolase domain-containing protein, with protein sequence MADEMVLRAQRFVNTTYGNGATLGISKLDENGQTSWTVMYALTRALQYEMGITSLSDSFGPTTLAKIGEKYGKIDETTVPSANFCRIIQSALYCKGYDGGDIDGKYNDRVKSAVAKLHQDMGVSGTYPGSALWPKTTKGLFNMDAYVPVGNGSATIASIQRWLNGKYILRKDFYAIPCDGHHSRDVAKSMLFAIQYELGMADGVANGVFGPGTKSGIQSHTLSTGSSGVWVQLFSAGMVLNQRPVAFTTSFSADLAAATSAFQAFAALPVTGKGDFSTWASLLVSYGDQDRPGQACDGVTKITDARAQALKAQGIVYVGRYLTNPIPDDPDLPEKAIQPGELKTIADNGLRCFPIYQTFGRDASGFNYPAGRAAGQAAVNAALDHGFKSGTRIFFAVDFDALDYQVTDNVVPHFKGIQDAITDDGGRFAIGVYGPRNVCTRVGEAGHSTASFVSDMSSGFSGNFGYALPADWAYDQIVTRTVGSGAGSINIDIDIASGRDKGQGSFDAPRAALPDVRYDGGFLNALHDDLSKYMRSIGFADDGGTGADARLFTHTECFETIMSFDQQTTELSNKYKMRKALIQTSAYWEMRHYDLIDQGVDHAVALYHLQGIGTKKDSSTGIGQIGGEVGIRAWNHCINKGFVTGTVTDPTKDADIWVMWQKVNKDNAFTMRTVPLLHLWGVDGKPGGQNPPTGETTLRSMRLDYTEREVFQVLRRYQGWGDQAEADATKRMAIYQIFEKYNAIMRQLAG
- a CDS encoding NmrA family NAD(P)-binding protein, with translation MADPAATRGSAAVAPHPPQLREAKAETMTTILITTANGATGRPMVDYLLKAGFHVRAMVRSDDERARELREAGAEVALGDLLDLRDVRAALKGVRRAYFNYPVGDGLVEAAVMFAQAAKEQDLELVVNMSQIQSRPDARSKTTQNHWLSEQVLDWSGVPVTHLRVTFFMQWLLYISGLIRRGRYVMPFDGDSRFAPIAGRDIALTAANIFASPEEHAGQIHTLTGPVEYSHQQLAEEVGRVLGKDIPYEQVTVTTFLELIGLESDTVKRKHFEAVTIDQREGRLAGVSDAAASINGGPLVTVEEFVNENRSRFEFDPATSTS
- a CDS encoding TetR/AcrR family transcriptional regulator gives rise to the protein MSRVSQATAVKNRADAVAAAARLFRERGVQQVSIADVMKSVGLTAGGFYKQFESKEALVAEATTRAFEERSAYFTEVSRAHPDAPTARRALVDAYLSPSHRDDPGSGCACAGLAADIAKTDETCASREAYADGVREFADWLSDTDREDGLVMTATLVGAILMARATAGTDLSEDIMRAALHSVAARLS
- a CDS encoding RNA polymerase sigma factor, whose amino-acid sequence is MGADTSGAAGPEADSAVEAVFRIESARIIAAVARIVRDVGIAEELAQDALVAALERWPESGVPEKPGAWLMATARNRAVDLVRRRETYARKLAEVGRTLEDVPPPDTANITGIGAGVDDIDDDLLRLIFTACHPVLSTEARIALTLRLLGGLTTDEIARAFLAPEATVAQRIVRAKRGLAKAGVPFEVPYGAERAQRLSSVLEVIYLIFNEGYSATAGDDWVRPALCEDALRLARVLAGLMKDEPEVHALAALLELQASRMPARTGPDGEPVLLADQNRARWNRLLVRRGFAALTRAGALGGAPGPYALQAAIAACHAQARTYEETDWPTIASLYGQLVALAPSPVVELNRAVAVSMAEGPAAALPLVDALAAEPALKGYHLLPSVRGDLLARLGRREEARAEFERAATLTRNARERLFLLNRAADA
- a CDS encoding YciI family protein yields the protein MPRFLMMVRIDENNAPAGGPSDALMRRMGELIEEMSKADVLVDTAGLLPTAQGVRVRQSGGRITVTDGPFTEAKEVVGGYAIIQAADRDEAVAWARRFVEVHEAEWEIASEVREIVQG
- a CDS encoding NAD(P)H-binding protein; the protein is MTTILVTTANGDTGRPMVDHLLNEGFRVRAMVRDDDERAQRLRDAGAEVVLGDLLSLRDVRTALNGAQRAYFGYPVGDGLVEAAVIFAEAAREQGLEYIVNISHFQARPDARSKATQNHWLAEQVFTWAGVPVTHLRVSVFTQWLLYISGLIRHGRYAMPFDPDSRFAPITGSDIALTAAKLFTMPEEHAGQALRVTGSVEYSHAELAAEVSRVLARDLPFEQVTVATFLELIDIPDDTARLKHFEAFAIDQREGRLAGVTDTATRITGRPLQTVEDFINERRSEFELPYVVPSRD
- a CDS encoding MBL fold metallo-hydrolase codes for the protein MADLEYSVYVAPEKLAVSDDLPPGEDRRMWSPTASTLIYGERDAVLVDPLMTIDESRLLADWVADRRKNVTHIFVTHAHGDHFFGAPGLLERFPRARLVATPGVVEHMAAQWGTRWFDGFWRPRFPGQISDQHVIGEPLRDGEITLEGQRLRAVELDHADTDGSSALHVPSLGLVVAGDAVYGDVHLYLAESKGDGWKKWLDALAVIESLHPSAVVSGHKRDGDPDSPQDIARTRQYIQEFTAAAKDSASFIDLYNAMVARYPLRVNRGVLWNSAKSYML